The Argentina anserina chromosome 5, drPotAnse1.1, whole genome shotgun sequence genome includes the window tattgattctgatGCATCTGATCacatgacttatgacaaatcttattttaccgtattgtcccctccaccagtaccctacgttactaatgctaatggtgaggccatCCCGTGTTAGGGAAAGGgtccgttcgtattactcccacaatagagcttcacaatgtgctctatgtacctgctttatctcattatttgatatctgttccccaattgaacactgacgctaagtgttctgtgacctttttttcctatgtatatgatatttcaaaatcttctcaccggagggttaattggtcgggggtatctgaggggccggttgtttcatctgaatctgacatatgcgggggaaaaaccagggggacaGTCTCGAACCCTTTTACTCTCCACTTTTGACAaactaagtgaaatttggttatggcatcgtcgcttaaggcatccatcttttagtgttatgaaaaatccatgcctactttttttcttagtgtggatgagtcttttttacgttgtgagacatgtgttttgcgCAAGAGTCGTCGATTTACTTATTCCCCTAATGCTTCTACTAAAagtattcttccttttgaattaattccgTCTGATGTTTGGGaaccctccaaagagtctattgtgtcaggaatgcggtattatgtgtcatttattgatgattgcacccatctcatggattgttcttcttaaaactaaagataagatttttccagcttttcgtgcTTTCTATACCTATGTCCAAACACATTATAATGCCACCATTAGAGTTCTtcattctgataatggggggaatatgtgaatcatgtctttcatgagttctttaacacacacggaactgttcatcaaacaacgtgtccttacacacatgagcaaaatggggtttctaaaaggaaaaattgtcatttacttgatagggctcggtgtattctttttagtgcccatatgcctaaatacctttggggtgatgctgtcataacttccgcccacctcattaatcattttccctctcgtgtccgtcagggaaaagttccctatgaggtgcttgcatctcatgtttcattaccctcttttcataatcttcatgcccgtgttttcggttgtgttgttttggttcatcttccacaacatcagagGTCtcagttggatgcccgggcagttaaatgtgtgtttgttgggtacgaaagacatcagaaagggtaccggtgctatcatccacctacccagaagtattatgtcactatggatgttacctctTTTGAGGAGATGAGCTATTTTACCttttctgatactgctcttcagggggagaattcatattttgaagaattGTATCATGATGAaggggagacaagtgagccagtagatatggtgacaggttccattgagattaccaatgtgtcagctacacaggcaccaccggatGATTCTGGTGTAGTCACTCCGGAGATTCAGGTATCAAAAGTtaacaacacaactgccccccATGTCTCCCGTACTGTTGTTTATACACCTAACCAATGCTGTCCTGGTATAGAAGATCACTCActtgaggttagtcattctattggggctaatagtagacaatatgtcttgtcaaataggtctactcagggtcagccaacaaaaaaatatgaacctacctttcaggctaaagctaagtatcttatggcaaattttatatctaccaaaagattatctaagttatatgagtcatttgtgaatcaaatatctactatataagtacctaacaaagtgcatgatgcattgggagatctaaaatggaggaaagcaatggaggaagagatggaagcattacaaaagaacaatacttgggagcttgtatctccactaCATGGTAAGAAGGTTGTGgaatgtcgttgggtgtttacagtgaaacataatccagatgggtcagtgagccggtataaagcacgcctagtagcaaaggggttcacccagacatatggcatagactatgatgagacatttgcacctgttgcaaagataaacactattcgtgattgctctcttttgctgctagctTAAATTGGCCACTTAggtagtttgatgttaagaatgcattccttcatagagaactaacagaggaagtaaTCATGAATCTttcgcctggatatgtggccgcttctccaagtaactttgtatgcagattgagaaagtctttgtatggtcttaaacagtcacctcgtgcttggtttggaagattctcacaattcatgaggaaaattggctacggacagagtaattcagaccacacgttatttctcaaacatcaacaaaggaaggtaatagccttaattatatatgttgatgatatagtAGTTACtgagaatgatactgttgaggttgATAGGTTACATAAatagctagccacagagtttgagatgaaggacctaggtacactcaagtacttcttaggcattgaagtagcccgggaagtgatggtatatatctgtgtcagaggaagtacatccttgatctactaacagagacatgtatgttggattgcactcccattgatactcctattgagcagaaccatcggttagcaaagtatcaagatcaagtgcctactgaaaaacctcgttatcaaatgctagttggacgcctaatttatttatcacatatcagatcagatgttgcgtatgcagtgagtgtagtgagttagttcatgcataatcccagtgtggaccacatggatgttgttgtaaggattttgaggtacttgaagtcaactTCAGGAAgatgagtaatgttctctaatcacaataatacccttgaggtttgtggcttcacagatgcagactgggctggaaatattacagatcggagatccacatcagggtactttacctttgttgtgggtaatcttgttacatggaagagtaagaaacaaaaagttgtagctcgatctagtgctgaagcagaatacagggagtgtgcgaattattatggcttagaaatttgctacaagatttgagTATTAAGCCTAAGTATGCTATGCAgatgtactgtgacaacaaggcagctattgatatttcacataatcatgtgcaacatgatcgtacaaaacatgtggaggttgatcgtcactttataaaagaaaagatagacgcgaagatcattagttttccttgtgttcctacagaagagcaacttgccgatatgctcacaaaaagaATATCTAAAAATgccttttatgactcacttagcaagttagGTATGGTTGATATATATGTGCCAACTTGAGGGAGAGTGTTAGCGTGAATCACGAGAGTGATTTATGCTtgttagattatatataggGTCAATCCATGTATGAAAACATATAGCAATATAATTCAATTCTAGAATTATGAGTATTCTCCCAGAAGTTAATTCGTTGATAATTGCTTGCATGCATCAATATATAGTATCATTAGTTTTAACCATAATAACCTCGAACCAGAAAACACTTGTGAGTGACATTCATAATTAAGACTCAGTTCCTTGTCAAAGAGAAATTCATATATGAATGTGCATGTACGTTTTACCCTggaacatactcaaatttcCTTGATTGAATACTGACTTTGGAATGCGCTCTCTTCTCTAGTGTGTAATTACGTACTCCTGTGGAAGTTGAGGGAATGAGCTCTCGGCATCGTCATCATCACAGCTTTAATTAACATATGCTATAGCTTCCTTGATCTCGATCTGTTTCATACATTCCGAAGCTGTACGTATCGCTTCATTCGCTTGTAGTTAAAGGCAATCCTTGCACCCCCATACATATACCACGTTCCTTTCAGAGGTCCATTGTATTTAGAGGAAGAACCTAGTTGGCTACTTCTCGCACGAATAGATCGGATGGAGAGGCAGGTCGGCAGGAGTAAGTTTCGATCTCCCGCGCGCCACTTTCTCTATTGTGACTGAAAAGAAAGCGAGCATTTCAAaccttataatttttttttgaggacCTTATAATTTCTTTACTTCATgatcaagaaacaaaaagtaatATCAATAATACTCCATAAGTCGGTTTTGCATCACATCGATCGGTTTCCTTGCCTTCAATAAATTCATTGGGGTTAGTGAGGTACCAACATTAGTTTCTAAAATACACTAGCTGCACTCTTCTACTCGATACCGTCCTCGTACCCCTCAAAACCCTACATTTCTCTCTTAACCAATTCATCAAAACCTACTCGTCTGCTTTCCCTCGACGATTCGTTCTGTCTGAAaccaagaaaagaaagatCGAAAACCTTATCATGGCCTCTGCTATCTTCATATGTGACCTGAAGGTCCCTTTACAGAATGGAATATCAATGGATCGCGATCTGCATGCCACTACTGCTTTTAATCCTACCAAGTGCCAATCCGGTGATAGCAATCAATGTTAGCTTTATGCATACGAGGTTTCATCTAGGATCGTACGTTGTTAGTTTTCATGCTTTAATTTATTTCTACTCAGATCGTTGTTAGTTACTATAGACCACTAAACCATCATCAACCTAGCTTAGATCGTTGCTAGTTACAATAGACCGTTAGTACTTAGTATGTATATGGTACGGTGCTGCGCAGCGAGCTAACCTTAGAGATATGCATGTGTACGTTGAGGTTGCTGCGCGCCATAGCTCCCTGCCATTATTTTGTCTCCATTGGTTTGAGCCAGTGAGGCGTGAATATCAATATAGCAGCTAGGACATGCAAGTTTTGCAACAGCTATGATACTATTGCGTGCGTAGCGATTCCCCTTATCCCCTGATCCTAAGTGATCGAGCACCATTCTTTTTGATCCATGAGATCAAATGAACCATCTCTTATTCCAAGTGCCAGTTAATCTCCATAGCTAATTCTTATTACTTGACGTCAATAAAACGTACTGCTGATTAATTATTGTCGTACTGAGGACCTGAGGTCTAGGGTAATAGGCTAAGAAGCACGGAAGCTTACCTTCAGTCGCGCTTCGCGCTTCAGAAGCGAAAGCGCGCCGGAAGCGGtcggaagcgcgattccgagAAAAAGGTGGTTTGGAAGCGATATGGAAGCGcgagcttccaaattggaagcgtcaAATAGGCCGGAAGGAAGCGTGGGCAATTTTGTAATATTGATTAAAACATAATTTCTCTCTTACCTCCCTTCAGCCTCCCCGTCTCTTACATGTTATGACCATCGAAGTCGTTCGTCATCTCCAGTGCGTCAACAATCAACTCTTGCCTGATCTCAACGGATCGAAAGAGCTcatctctcaagtctcaattAGCCTCTCACAATTCGACCTCTccaccaggtttgtgtttttcttctttagttCTTCGATTTCTGAAAACAAAACGTAATTTCAATCGAACAAAAATTTCATGTATTGTAGATTCGTAGTGGGTAGTCAGAACTCAGAAGTTTTTCTGTATAATCCGACGATGAGTCCGTCACCAAAGGCTCCTCACCTAGATCGCAGTTGCATACTAGAAAGCTAAGAAAAAGGCAAAGTGAAGGTACGTGCCTTTGCCCACAATCCGATctcaaatttttctttttagtatgatgatcGACTTTGTGTGCTTGATTAAATTGAGTAGGAGAGTTTCTATTACTTGCTTAGTTAACTTTAATGCTGAATGCATGAACATGCTATAGACTGGGGTTTGCTGCATTGAGTATTGTTTTGCTGCAAAAAAACTGTTGTTTGCGGGGTTTGAAGTAATGTAAACCCATTGGCCAATATGTAAATTAGCAGTTCCAATCTTGTGTGTATAATTCTTGTGAAGACATCATTTTTATATCATGAACAATGTGAagcttatatatattgttgtatGTTTCGagaattaataattttacaaagaTGAAAGAAAATGGTATGATGTGTGCAAGCctaaataaaataatgaaagACCACAGATGATGAGAAGTAGTACCGGTTGTATGTTAGTCTGTGTTGatgttgtttctttttcttttttttttctatagaAATATGAGCCACCAACCTAGTAGGAGTAGTAGCACTGGTTCTGCATCTGCTGCAAGTATTAATGCCGAACAAGGTGATGTGGATGATAAAGCTCCTTTGTGGATTTATGCAAATAAGATTGAAAAGATGCATGGGGGAGGATCTTGGAGGTTACAGTGTAAGTTTTGCGAAAAATCATTTGTTGGATCTCACAATAGAGTGGCTACACATTTGCTAAAGGATGGTGGAAAAGATATTAAACATTGCTTGAAGGTCACTCCTCAACAACATCCTAATATGAGCAAGTTACTAAATGATTACAAACAGAGAGTCAAAAATGCAGCCCCTAGACCAGTTCCATTGCCTTCATCATCGAGGAATGCATCAACTTCTTCACTTGATTATGATATGAGTTATCATTCTAGTATTCTAACATCAAGTGCAGCGGAGTCAAAGAAGAGGAGGGGAATGGGTACAGCTTTGGAGAAAGCATTTCAAAATAACTCTAGGGAGCAATGTAATGGTGAAGTAGCAAGAATGTTTTACATAGGTGGTTTGTCTTTCAACCTTGCAAGAAATCCTCATTATCGCTTGTCGTATGTGCGTGCTTCTAGCCTTCCAGGATATGTTCCACCTGGTTACAATGCATTGAGGACTACACTTCTTCAAAAGGAAAGGAAGAACCTTGAGCTTCATTTACAACCGATCAAAGACTCATGGAATGTTAAAGGGGTGAGTATATGTAGTGATGGTTGGTCTGATCCGCAAAGAAGACCCATCATTAACTTGATTGCTGCAAATGCAAATGGTCCGATGATGTTGAGGGCAGTAAATACTCAAGGTGAAATAAAAACTGGGGATATGATTGCTGATTTGATTATAGAATGCATAAAGGAGGTTGGTCATGAAAATATTGTTCAAATAGTCACCGATAATGCTGCGAATTGTGTGAAAGCCGGTGCAATTATTTCATCCAAGTATCCTTCTATCTTCTGGACACCATGTGTAGTGCGTACCTTGAACCTTGCTGTGAATAATATATGTGCACCTTCGCTGCAAACAAGAAACAATGACGATGTGTATGATGCTTGTAAATGGATATGGCCTCTTGCAGATGATGTTTCTTTCATCAAAAACTTCATAATGAACCATGGGATGAGGTTGGTGATGTTTACTGAGCATAGTGATCTTAAGCTCCTTACAATTGCTTCAACCAGGTTTGCCTCCACACTTGTGATGTTTAAGAGATTTAAGAAAATAAAGGCTGGTTTGCAACATATGGTAATCAGTAATAAATGGGATGATTACAAGGAAGATGATGTGAGGAAGGCTGCTGCAGTAAAATAGAAGATTCTAGATGAGATTTTTGGGATGAGCTTGATTATGTTATATCTTTTACTGAGCCCATATAGAGTATGATTAGACGTTCAGACACCGATAAGCCGTCTCTTCATTTAGTGTATGAATGGTGGGAAGATATGATTCAGAATGTGAAGAAAGCCATATATAGGAAAGAAaggaagcaactatatgaggATTCAAGCTTTTGGAATGCTGTGCATAAGGTGTTGATGTCTCATTGGAGCAAGAGTAGCACACCTCTTCATTGTATGGCGTATTCATTAAATCCCAAGTAAGTTTTCCCATATGATTTGATTAGAGTTTTCtcatataaatgttataatcTTTCGTAAGTCTTAATTGCTCATGCAAATGTGTTGATATGTGAATGTGAATGGAGTTGTTGGACATGTGATAACTAGTTACTGCATTATGGAATGTCTCTTGATATGTGAATGTCTATAAATTCCAAATTACACTTTTAGTTGCTAGATATGTGAATTCATTACATATATGGTGTTGATAACTTGATATTTGAATTTACTATATTTTTGTTACTTTTCAATATGATATGGATTATGATTGACTTTGTCATGGTAATTAATTAGGTATTATAGTCCGGAATGGCTATTAGAAGATAGCACCCGAAAAGACTCCTCATCAAGATATTGATATTactagagaaagaaaaaactgcATCTTGAAGTATTTTGATGATGCAGATCATCAGAGAGAAGTTAATGTGGAGTATTCCAATTTTTCCTTGTGTATGGATGATTTTTGTAATGTTGATGCAATGCATGATAGGTCCATCTTACACCCTTTGAAATGGTGGGCTGTTCATGGAGCTTCTTCACCAAGGCTTCAAGCCTTAGCATTCAAGTTGCTTGGACAACCATCTTCATCCTCTTATTGCGAAAGGAACTGGAGTACTTACAAGTTCATACATTCGGCAACAAGAAACAAGATTACTCCACAAAGAGCAGAAGATTTGGTGTATGTACATACCAATCTTCGCTTTGTATCTAGATGTAGTGACTATTACAAGGAAGGTCCGTTTCACATATGGGATGTTGGAGGTGATCAATTTGATTCATTGGATGAAACTAATCTTGGAAGGCTtgagtttgaggatctttctctTGATGAACCGACTTTGGAGGGTGTTTTGTTTGATAATGTTCAGGAGAATGTTCATGAGGATGACGTCGTTGATGTATAAGTAGTAttgtctttatttttattgagtTTATTTGGTTGTGTAACAATAACATTGAATTTGCTATGAATCGGATAATGACTTTGaatttgctttttttttttgtaatattatatatacaagttaatatctttaattatatattattttattccaCGCTTCCGAAACGTCCCCGTTtccaagaaattttgaaaaaaaacgcttccgcgcTTCCACGTCCCCGCTTCCGATACCATGCAGCCTAGGTAATAGAATTAGATTAGTTCGTTAATTTCTCCATTAGGGCCATTATTGCTGAAATTTAAAGAAGTATTTTGGggttaataaattaaaattaatgagTGCTAGCTGGAGAAGTAAAGAGCGACGACGAGGAAGATCATATCTGTGTGCAGTTTCATTCACACGATCAATAGTTGACCATGAAATTTATGCTCAACCACCATTGGATGTAAATCCAagggttgaaaacaaaataacttaattttaaaaagattctCCTTACTTTTGGATTTATATCCGATGGTAGTTGAGCATGAATTTCATTTGTCAACTACTGACTGTGTGAACGAGACTGTATCTGTGTGACTGTATGACTGTGTCCAATGTGTACGTACGTGAATGTATTAGATGAGCGTTTTACAAtggtcttatatatatatatatgtatgatttTTCTCAGCtaaggaggtccgcaccaatggttttggtacagatttccattttttcacTACTTTTCCATCGAATCTCTTCAACTCCCATGTCTAGtatttagataatattgtgtaaatCATCTATGcaaattttcagccaatttggtgatcgttaagactCTCAAAGTAAATCACCTTAATTTCAAAGTGAACATTTACTCTGTAATTattatggtttgtttttctttgatcTGCTTGATAGATATTAATTTTCCAATTGTATGAGTTGTTCATGTTTGTGGTGTTTGTTGCTATGGGATTCTTGTGATATAGGGTATGactcaaatttgaaatttgttaAATAGGCATATGTGATTTGTTGTTGAGTTGAACATGGAAGGCAACAATGTGGTTAGGCAACAATGTGTGAGGGTTGAACACGTAAAGCATGTGGTTTTTTACGTAACTTCTATTCAGTATGTTAATTTTATGGAATGTGTAGATTTATCCTTGTATGTAGATTAATTATTCTTTCCACGGAGGTAAATCTTCTGTTGTATAGGACCCTACCTCTAAGGAAGGAAGTGTGGGTTCTATAGGTAGAGGGTGTATGTAGCATATGTACGTAACTTCTATTCAATAAGTTAATTTTGTAGGATGTGTAAATTTGTCCTTGCATATAAGTTAATTATCCTTTCGACTTAGGTAAATCTTTTGTTGTATAGGATCTACCTCTAAGGTATGAAGTGAGGAttggaaaaaggaaaattagacaactataagaaagaaaattgtGTTTTTGAATAAGAAATAACATATATGTTGAAAAATATAATCAGATAGTCTTGCAATAAAAGACAACTTGTAGTTTTTACGGCATTCATGACTTTGATATATTAAGACAGTAGTAGAAAtaacataaaaaattatttcgtTTGACTATTCCTTAAGAAAAGGCTGATTTActaaattaaatatttaatttatgTTTATAATTGTTGCATGTTTATAGCATTTGAAAAATTTTAAGAACTATAGTTATAGagatatttttcattcataaCTAGAAGGGCCAAAAAGTGAACtcgattaaataatttaaataaattaattataaaacaaaacatataaagaatgttaatatatgttttgggtgtaaatttaaaaaaaaaaggtgtagGTTTATCCGAAAAATGAACTTGAAGAATGAGTTTAGCACTAATTATCTCGGCCTTTTAATTGATGTAATTAAGTGAATAAACACATTCTCAGTACAAGACCGTGACCTTGTTGTTTGGCTTAATTATCTGATTAATTGTGTTTGCTAATCGATCGACTTTTCTATATACATGTTATGCAGGTGTACATAACTACATATAtcttcttctgtttttttatACTAAACGTTTAAATTACAAGAAAAGACATCAAGGGCACCATGCCCTAAAGAGGTCAAAATTAACAATTTTAGCTACACTACGAGATAAATCAACATCTCATTCCGCGTCAATATCATGACACTGACCAATAGTTGCTGCAACATTAACAACAAAATTAGTTTCTCAAAAGCTATAAGTGAAAGAGATACGATCAAATTCTGATACAAGCACCTGAGCATCTCTGATAATAACACTTAGTGGCGGAACGCCTTTAGGGTCGGCAGGGGCCACAGCCCCCTCCCCAAATTCCAATTTCTTCACCTAAACACATATAATTACTctataattattataaaatccacaaatccTATTCTTTGGCCCCCGGAAAATTTAAATACACATTTAGTCTTAATATATGTTACTCTTTCAATTAATTCAATTCCTATCTAGCAATCTAGGATTTAGACAGAGGCATGACaatctcttcatcttctcaattctcacTCTTTCTGAGAAGACTTCCTCGTCTTCTCCAACCTTAATGGCTCCAAATAGCAAGTGAGCAGCATAAGTAATCCatcatctaattttaatataaGATGAATTGGTTTATGTTGCTCACTTGCTCTGCGCTTATATGGTTCTTCATCCGCTCAATTGATAAAATTGTGTTTTGTAATTCTGGGTTTTATAGAGAGCTTTAATACCAAATTAATCAAGGTCTTCGCTTCTTGGGTCAACGGAAATTTGCGGGTTTGCTTTTCCTTTATTGGTTCATCTTATCATCTattgttcaatttttttatatgttcaaaatttgtgattaattcattctttttagCCCAAAAAAATTGTGTTGTTCTTTTTGGCCCCTCCATTATTCATGGTCTAGTTCCGCCACTGATAACACTTAAGGATCTTCAAGTTCCTAGTGCAGTTGTATATCGGATTTGATGGGATTGaaatgattttgagagtttgagCGTCTCAAATTCTCCCATCACTACCTAATCTCATGCATGGGCAAGTATCTTTTGTTGTTTCTGAATTCAATTGCCATAGGCACATAGATGTAGAATTAATATCTACATAATATTTACTTTTCTTGTATGTATAGGTTTACCATATATAAAATACTTGTATCTctatatacatctaatacATTAGA containing:
- the LOC126795600 gene encoding uncharacterized protein LOC126795600, translating into MSHQPSRSSSTGSASAASINAEQGDVDDKAPLWIYANKIEKMHGGGSWRLQCKFCEKSFVGSHNRVATHLLKDGGKDIKHCLKVTPQQHPNMSKLLNDYKQRVKNAAPRPVPLPSSSRNASTSSLDYDMSYHSSILTSSAAESKKRRGMGTALEKAFQNNSREQCNGEVARMFYIGGLSFNLARNPHYRLSYVRASSLPGYVPPGYNALRTTLLQKERKNLELHLQPIKDSWNVKGVSICSDGWSDPQRRPIINLIAANANGPMMLRAVNTQGEIKTGDMIADLIIECIKEVGHENIVQIVTDNAANCVKAGAIISSKYPSIFWTPCVVRTLNLAVNNICAPSLQTRNNDDVYDACKWIWPLADDVSFIKNFIMNHGMRLVMFTEHSDLKLLTIASTRFASTLVMFKRFKKIKAGLQHMVISNKWDDYKEDDVRKAAAVK